The following are from one region of the Cloacibacterium sp. TD35 genome:
- a CDS encoding glycosyltransferase family 4 protein, whose product MQNKPKLFRISTVPMSLNLLLRGQLRFLNEHFEVTAISGAGDDLETVADREGVKVHEIEMHRPISLRQDLKSLWKLYWYFKKEKPDIIHSITPKAGLLSMLAGKLAGVPIRMHTFTGLIFPHKSGYMKSTLIIMDKILCGCATHLYPEGKGVKADLINYKITNKPLKVIANGNVNGVDVDYYCPKVISQETKDLLREELHIYKDDFVFIFVGRLVIDKGLRELVKAFEKENKNNKKIKLILVGSKEKVNHLHKRNIFRNIHNHANIISVGFQEDVRPYFAISNVLVLPSYREGFPNVVLQAGAMGLPCIVSDISGCNEIITHHMNGILVPRKNTLKLQEAMQMMLERPQLVESLQKNARKIVVELFNKEIVWAELKKEYEKILKENKN is encoded by the coding sequence ATGCAAAATAAACCAAAACTTTTCAGAATCTCTACAGTGCCTATGTCACTTAACCTCTTACTAAGGGGCCAATTAAGATTTCTGAATGAGCATTTTGAGGTTACTGCTATTTCTGGAGCGGGAGATGATTTAGAAACGGTAGCAGATAGAGAAGGAGTAAAGGTTCATGAAATAGAGATGCACAGACCTATTTCTCTAAGACAAGACCTTAAATCACTGTGGAAATTGTATTGGTATTTTAAAAAAGAAAAACCAGACATCATACATTCGATTACTCCCAAAGCGGGTTTACTTTCTATGTTGGCTGGGAAATTGGCAGGAGTTCCAATAAGAATGCATACATTTACAGGGTTGATATTTCCCCATAAAAGTGGGTACATGAAAAGTACACTCATCATTATGGACAAAATTTTATGCGGATGTGCTACACATTTATATCCAGAGGGAAAAGGGGTAAAGGCAGATTTGATAAACTATAAGATTACCAATAAACCACTTAAGGTTATAGCAAACGGTAATGTAAACGGAGTAGATGTGGACTATTATTGTCCTAAAGTTATTTCACAGGAGACAAAAGACCTGTTGAGAGAAGAACTCCATATTTATAAAGACGATTTTGTTTTTATTTTCGTAGGAAGATTGGTTATAGATAAAGGTTTGCGAGAACTGGTAAAAGCATTTGAAAAGGAAAATAAAAACAATAAAAAAATAAAACTTATATTAGTAGGGTCAAAAGAAAAGGTGAATCACTTACACAAGAGAAATATATTTCGCAACATTCATAATCATGCAAATATAATTTCAGTAGGTTTTCAGGAAGACGTGAGACCATACTTTGCAATAAGTAATGTTTTAGTTTTGCCAAGTTATCGCGAAGGTTTTCCAAATGTGGTTTTGCAGGCGGGTGCTATGGGATTACCATGTATAGTTTCAGACATATCGGGTTGTAATGAAATTATTACTCATCATATGAATGGAATATTGGTCCCACGTAAGAATACGCTAAAACTGCAAGAAGCCATGCAGATGATGCTAGAAAGACCTCAATTGGTAGAGAGCTTACAAAAAAATGCTCGTAAAATAGTGGTAGAACTCTTTAATAAAGAAATAGTTTGGGCAGAGCTCAAAAAAGAATATGAAAAAATTTTGAAAGAAAATAAAAATTGA
- a CDS encoding GEVED domain-containing protein, producing MKINIDSLLTFFYRKNEKYLYILFFFISHFFFAQTPVTQTITATGAGTFTVPCDVTSITVELWGGGGAGGGSSVNNVKGGGGGAGGTYVSSTLTVTPGASFNYVVGAGGIGAATAGASGGDSSFSTLLAKGGLGGQAPNGGNVLGGMIQAGSVGTVIVLGANGGDGSATFAGNGGNGGNGGNGGNGGVASGGDGLAGSLPGGGGGGAFVNNPTKRLGGSGGNGQIKITYTTKYCAKSFTTDVEPITNVTFAGINNTTSGTINGSPSNEYFCASSSVLKGDSYSISLSGNTNGNNTNNFRVYIDWDQNGVFGNNANEIYDIGTITNVSSGSVTGSIAVPATALAGNTTMRVIKNRGAITDPCAATLYGQAEDYIVVVSEPTCSVSSGGTASVSPTSGNPTSVFTASVSGSSNNTVAYTYQWEKSPDNFNWSTIAGATSPTASITSESTSTTYYYRRKITCVSSGSTYYSSSVSYTTTLTYCTPTFNTSNTGKLYIKSFKYIGVLNDDFLTANVSTQSGTNGVYQDFTGLTPKAQQVRGSVVNVESICTGTVSSGSTVGWGYWMAWVDWNRDGTFSSSEVVYSLQNYSTGSVTFGFIIPANQALGDYRIRIAVMSVKTTSSCGLSTSYGEVEDYVFSVVEDNNAKLDTSKPSEFSRCDVGVVPMIVYGSDANAVDFKWYDAKYGGNLLFTGANYAPNLSATTTFYVSVVDTNGKETPFRYPILARIDPIPQVTFTPTPETICGEDDPYLLLSVWGDNREVTLLDEKFDAGLGAFYNVVADTYLGTNTTPYSYNWTVKASPYAQTNPPHEAIASSVSSGYFGGNFAIMNSDGAERINKNVLRHLVTTSTYDTTLFLPNQIKLDFDLYYFSIALIETDGYFKVEYSIDGTNWVSFKTYVLNTGNPLFWNKVSIDLDASGVPRSSNLLIRFSLYSRGFSSGYYESVATLDNIKLHGNIPLDRDFDWSGADNVVLYDKTCTTPLGNTLAREVCVKPPLDEFEKPFWTIQASATFLSGCPAVGTTVVYNDTKVWREPGMIDWNQGDKWKPSNVPDIKKCVIIRTPVELPTNTNGTHGLARSVIVKSGGKLLVKPKSSLEIQNYIKNESLAGDVVVDSDANLKQNNDAAVNIGNVTVKRISNMKRLDYTYWGPPVNGQNLRNFSPNTLTSRFYVYNETTNYFDGIFVRNIYPTGVYSTTSLENTSTYNFVPGKGYAIRAPNDYTTDKVNFEGVFVGVPNNGGIPIQVMKNGLGYNLISNPYPSNVNFETFFTLNQGNINKIAYFWTNTNFNPEMQGNEYPKVGYINNYAVYTGVGGVAAPYGFDPSRPPAVTPNNIIKPGQGFVIRAHTPGTIYFYNNTRDKSNQGAFFNTFRAAQVTKDRFWIELKTPLNFVSPILIGYVQGSTDGFDVNYDAPIMVEGADSFYTILDNEKLVIEGRNYPLSIEDKVSLGAKFYESGIHEISLSKVEGVFASGQQIYLYDKKENIYASLSNESYKFYAESGDDRTRFQIVYKPGSVLSTVEVNKKEVIIYKNADDFVIEAGDIIESVKVYDASGKLLRTFKSSNLKKLTIQGHMLSKGVSVLEIKISEKIITKKIIK from the coding sequence ATGAAAATAAATATAGACTCCTTATTAACTTTCTTTTATCGAAAGAATGAGAAGTATCTTTATATTTTGTTTTTCTTTATATCTCATTTCTTTTTTGCACAAACACCAGTAACACAAACCATAACTGCAACTGGGGCAGGAACCTTTACAGTACCATGTGATGTTACTTCTATTACAGTAGAACTTTGGGGCGGTGGCGGAGCTGGCGGTGGAAGTTCTGTTAATAACGTAAAAGGAGGTGGCGGTGGAGCAGGAGGCACTTACGTAAGTTCTACATTAACGGTTACACCTGGAGCAAGTTTTAATTATGTAGTGGGAGCTGGTGGAATAGGTGCTGCTACAGCTGGAGCCTCAGGAGGAGATTCCTCGTTTTCAACACTTTTAGCAAAAGGAGGTTTAGGGGGACAAGCTCCTAATGGAGGAAATGTTTTAGGAGGAATGATTCAGGCAGGTTCGGTAGGAACAGTGATAGTTTTAGGAGCAAATGGAGGGGATGGGTCTGCAACATTCGCAGGAAATGGAGGAAATGGAGGAAATGGAGGAAATGGAGGAAATGGAGGTGTTGCTAGTGGAGGTGATGGATTAGCAGGAAGTTTGCCTGGAGGCGGAGGCGGAGGCGCTTTTGTAAATAATCCTACAAAAAGATTAGGAGGTTCAGGCGGTAATGGCCAGATAAAGATTACTTATACAACTAAATACTGTGCTAAATCTTTTACCACAGACGTTGAACCTATTACCAATGTAACTTTTGCAGGTATAAATAATACCACATCGGGTACAATTAATGGATCGCCTTCTAATGAATATTTTTGTGCATCATCAAGTGTATTAAAAGGAGATTCCTATTCCATTTCATTATCAGGAAATACAAATGGAAACAACACTAATAATTTCAGAGTTTATATAGATTGGGATCAAAACGGAGTTTTTGGTAATAATGCTAATGAAATTTATGATATTGGCACCATTACTAATGTATCTTCTGGTTCAGTTACTGGGAGCATAGCTGTTCCTGCTACAGCGTTGGCAGGTAATACTACTATGAGGGTAATAAAAAATAGAGGGGCGATTACAGATCCTTGCGCAGCTACTCTCTATGGTCAGGCCGAAGATTATATAGTGGTGGTTTCAGAACCTACTTGTAGTGTTTCAAGTGGAGGAACAGCCTCTGTAAGTCCTACATCAGGAAATCCAACTTCAGTATTTACCGCATCTGTATCAGGTAGCAGTAATAATACGGTAGCCTATACTTATCAATGGGAAAAATCTCCAGACAATTTCAATTGGTCTACAATAGCAGGAGCTACCTCTCCTACAGCTAGTATTACTTCTGAAAGCACTTCTACCACCTATTATTATAGAAGGAAAATAACTTGTGTTAGTTCAGGAAGCACCTATTATTCGAGTAGTGTTTCGTATACAACTACATTAACATATTGTACCCCTACTTTTAATACATCCAATACAGGTAAATTGTATATAAAAAGTTTTAAATATATTGGAGTTTTAAATGATGATTTTCTTACAGCCAATGTTTCTACACAATCAGGAACCAATGGAGTGTATCAAGATTTTACTGGACTTACTCCAAAAGCACAACAGGTTCGGGGCTCAGTAGTAAATGTAGAGTCAATTTGTACAGGTACCGTTTCATCTGGTAGTACTGTTGGTTGGGGATATTGGATGGCATGGGTAGATTGGAATAGAGATGGTACTTTTAGCAGTTCAGAAGTGGTTTATTCTTTACAGAATTATAGCACAGGTTCGGTAACCTTTGGTTTTATTATTCCGGCAAATCAGGCTTTAGGGGATTATAGAATTCGTATTGCTGTAATGTCTGTCAAAACTACTAGTTCATGTGGATTAAGTACTTCTTATGGAGAGGTAGAAGATTATGTATTCTCTGTAGTTGAAGATAATAATGCTAAACTTGATACATCAAAACCAAGTGAATTTAGTAGATGTGATGTAGGCGTAGTTCCTATGATTGTATATGGAAGTGATGCTAATGCAGTTGATTTTAAATGGTATGATGCAAAATATGGAGGTAACTTATTATTCACAGGAGCTAACTATGCTCCTAATTTGTCTGCAACTACAACATTCTATGTGAGTGTAGTAGATACAAATGGTAAAGAAACACCTTTTAGATATCCTATTCTAGCAAGAATTGACCCTATACCTCAAGTTACTTTCACACCAACTCCTGAGACAATTTGTGGTGAAGATGATCCTTATCTATTGCTTTCTGTTTGGGGAGATAATAGAGAGGTTACTTTATTGGATGAAAAATTTGATGCTGGGCTTGGTGCATTTTATAATGTTGTAGCAGATACTTATCTTGGGACAAATACTACTCCTTATTCTTATAATTGGACAGTTAAAGCAAGTCCTTATGCGCAAACTAATCCTCCTCATGAAGCTATTGCTTCATCCGTTTCATCTGGTTATTTTGGAGGTAACTTTGCTATTATGAATTCTGATGGAGCCGAAAGGATTAATAAGAATGTTTTAAGACATTTGGTTACAACTTCTACTTATGATACTACTTTATTTTTGCCGAATCAAATAAAATTAGATTTTGACCTTTACTATTTTTCGATTGCATTAATAGAAACTGATGGTTATTTTAAAGTTGAATACTCAATAGATGGAACTAATTGGGTGTCTTTTAAAACCTATGTCTTGAATACAGGAAATCCTTTGTTTTGGAATAAAGTATCAATAGATTTAGATGCTTCAGGAGTTCCTAGATCTAGTAATTTACTTATCCGTTTTTCTCTGTATTCTAGAGGCTTTAGTTCAGGGTATTATGAAAGTGTAGCAACATTAGACAATATTAAACTGCATGGTAATATTCCACTAGATAGAGACTTTGACTGGTCTGGAGCGGATAATGTAGTATTGTATGATAAAACCTGTACCACACCTCTTGGAAATACATTAGCCAGAGAGGTTTGTGTGAAACCACCTTTAGATGAATTCGAAAAACCTTTTTGGACGATTCAAGCGAGTGCAACTTTTCTTAGTGGTTGCCCAGCAGTGGGAACTACAGTGGTTTATAATGATACAAAAGTATGGAGAGAGCCGGGAATGATAGATTGGAACCAAGGAGACAAGTGGAAACCTTCTAATGTTCCGGATATCAAGAAATGTGTAATCATAAGAACTCCAGTAGAGCTCCCAACAAATACAAACGGGACACACGGCTTAGCTAGAAGCGTAATTGTAAAATCTGGTGGAAAACTTTTGGTAAAACCTAAATCAAGTTTGGAAATTCAGAATTATATTAAAAATGAAAGCCTTGCCGGAGATGTAGTTGTAGACTCAGACGCTAACCTAAAGCAGAATAATGATGCTGCAGTCAATATAGGAAATGTTACGGTGAAAAGAATAAGTAATATGAAAAGGTTAGATTATACCTACTGGGGACCCCCTGTTAATGGACAAAATCTAAGGAATTTTTCACCGAATACTTTAACCAGCAGATTTTATGTTTACAATGAAACTACTAATTACTTTGATGGGATATTTGTTAGAAATATTTATCCTACAGGGGTATATAGTACCACTTCATTAGAAAACACATCTACATATAATTTTGTTCCAGGTAAAGGATATGCGATAAGAGCACCTAATGATTACACTACAGACAAAGTAAACTTTGAAGGAGTTTTTGTGGGAGTGCCTAATAATGGAGGTATACCAATTCAAGTAATGAAAAACGGTTTAGGGTATAATCTTATTTCGAATCCATATCCTTCAAATGTTAATTTTGAGACATTTTTCACTCTTAATCAGGGTAATATTAATAAAATTGCTTATTTCTGGACCAATACCAATTTTAATCCTGAAATGCAAGGAAATGAGTATCCTAAAGTAGGTTATATAAATAATTATGCTGTATATACAGGAGTAGGAGGAGTTGCTGCACCTTATGGATTTGATCCATCAAGACCACCAGCGGTTACTCCAAATAATATTATTAAACCAGGTCAGGGGTTTGTCATAAGAGCTCATACGCCAGGAACTATTTATTTTTATAATAATACTAGAGATAAATCAAATCAAGGAGCGTTCTTCAATACATTTAGAGCAGCACAAGTCACAAAAGATCGTTTTTGGATAGAACTGAAAACACCTTTGAACTTTGTAAGCCCAATATTAATTGGATACGTACAAGGCTCTACAGATGGTTTTGATGTAAATTATGATGCACCAATAATGGTAGAAGGAGCAGATTCATTTTATACAATATTAGATAATGAAAAGTTAGTAATTGAAGGAAGAAATTATCCATTAAGTATTGAAGACAAGGTTTCATTAGGAGCCAAGTTTTACGAATCTGGAATTCATGAAATATCTTTGTCAAAAGTAGAAGGCGTATTTGCTTCAGGTCAACAAATTTATCTATATGACAAGAAGGAAAATATCTATGCCAGTCTTTCAAATGAATCATATAAATTCTATGCAGAATCGGGAGATGATAGAACTCGTTTTCAAATTGTATATAAGCCAGGTTCAGTACTAAGTACAGTTGAAGTAAATAAAAAAGAAGTAATTATATATAAGAATGCAGATGATTTTGTAATAGAAGCAGGAGATATTATAGAAAGTGTGAAGGTTTATGATGCTTCGGGAAAACTGCTTAGAACTTTTAAATCTAGTAATCTGAAAAAACTTACTATACAAGGGCATATGCTTAGTAAAGGAGTATCAGTTTTAGAAATAAAAATTTCAGAAAAAATAATAACAAAAAAAATTATTAAATAA
- a CDS encoding acetyltransferase translates to MNSLVLYGAGGHAKVIYDIILSNDMLLEYLVDDNPPADFFHHLEIYKPTEELLKKHKVIVAIGNALARERIVNKLSAWCDFETLIHRSAFVSRFSELGEGTVVMPQVCVNAEVKIGKHCIINTAAVIEHDCIIEDYVHISPSVTMAGNILIKKRAQIGIGARIIPGVTIGEDAIVGAGAVVLKDVPAGATVVGNPGKIIKLSEIGE, encoded by the coding sequence ATGAATAGTCTGGTTTTATATGGGGCAGGTGGTCATGCCAAAGTAATTTATGATATCATTTTATCAAATGATATGTTGCTAGAATATTTGGTAGATGATAATCCTCCAGCAGATTTTTTTCATCACCTAGAAATTTATAAACCTACCGAAGAATTACTGAAAAAACATAAAGTAATAGTAGCAATAGGAAATGCTCTGGCCAGAGAAAGAATAGTGAATAAACTATCAGCCTGGTGTGATTTCGAAACCCTTATTCATAGAAGTGCTTTTGTTTCCAGATTCTCTGAACTAGGAGAAGGAACTGTAGTAATGCCACAAGTCTGTGTAAATGCAGAAGTAAAAATAGGCAAACATTGTATTATCAATACAGCAGCAGTTATAGAGCATGATTGTATCATTGAAGATTATGTGCATATCTCGCCAAGTGTTACCATGGCAGGAAATATTTTGATTAAAAAAAGAGCACAAATTGGAATTGGAGCAAGAATTATACCTGGTGTAACCATTGGTGAAGATGCTATAGTAGGAGCTGGAGCAGTAGTGCTAAAAGATGTTCCTGCAGGTGCTACAGTAGTAGGAAACCCAGGGAAAATTATTAAATTGAGTGAAATTGGAGAATAA
- a CDS encoding sugar transferase, with amino-acid sequence MYKKIFKPFLDIILSLIGILVLSPIFIMICIALLITNKGKVFFLQNRPGKNGEIFRIIKFKTMNDRKDEQGCLLSDEERLTSVGKIVRKTSLDEIPQLINVLLGNMSLIGPRPLLPEYLPLYNDFQRKRHLVKPGITGWAQINGRNAVEWNKKFTFDVWYVENMSFLLDLQIMFITLKKVLKLEGINREG; translated from the coding sequence ATGTATAAAAAAATTTTCAAACCATTTCTGGATATAATACTATCTTTAATTGGGATTTTAGTGCTAAGTCCTATTTTTATAATGATATGTATTGCTTTGTTAATAACAAACAAAGGAAAGGTTTTTTTCTTGCAAAATAGACCCGGTAAAAATGGTGAAATTTTTAGAATTATCAAGTTTAAAACTATGAATGATAGAAAAGATGAACAGGGGTGTCTTTTATCAGATGAAGAACGATTAACTAGTGTGGGGAAAATTGTAAGAAAAACTTCTTTAGACGAAATTCCTCAGTTAATAAATGTTCTCCTCGGGAACATGAGCCTCATAGGACCAAGGCCTTTACTTCCAGAATATCTACCCCTTTATAATGATTTTCAGAGAAAAAGACATCTGGTAAAACCCGGGATTACAGGTTGGGCACAAATCAATGGAAGAAATGCTGTAGAATGGAATAAAAAATTCACCTTTGATGTATGGTATGTAGAAAACATGAGTTTTTTATTAGATTTACAAATAATGTTTATAACTTTGAAAAAAGTACTTAAGCTAGAAGGGATAAATAGAGAAGGATAG
- a CDS encoding M1 family aminopeptidase, which translates to MKNLYMLMLSLAGLWLTGQQPKDTALDAHTKSELARYQKMMVSGRNVNPNTLNYDLRYQRLELSLDPSATGKITGTVTSHFVPNQKISSIYFDLNDALTVSEVNYKGANIPFSQLTTNELKIDFPTQLNENVLDSISVSYSGTPVNENIIPSYTRARQDNSGSKPYVIYTLSEPYGARDWFPTKQSLNDKIEKVRIEVTTPSGIFVAANGKLISETAISGTQLKTIWQTNYPIPAYLIAIGVTNYNKYTDTIGNPPFPFLNYVYPSNATTTNLNAINATKPMMEHFETYFGPYPYRDEKYGHMEFDFSGGMEHPTMSSMGVWTSLSTTAHELAHQWFGDKTTCKTWNGVWINEGFARFAEHLYNEKITNAGNKTAFTSYLQGIINNITSAPGGSVFVSDANLESLGILFSGRLSYDKGSYLLRMLKWMVGEDAFYQALREYSTNYAYGYASGMDFKSSFETSTGKDFTEFFNDWYFGEGYPIYNINWKQNPDKTVVFQVLQTKSIASAPEFFEMLLPIKIKSASGDVMDVVLDHNVNGQIFAVPVSFTVSSITFNEENQILTKGSTVNNNTSFLSTVSSDKIQPLKLYPNPASYEIKFLGNKEKKPYKIYNLDGKLWQSGVVNANNGINIAALPVGSYMIEIESHQYRWIKK; encoded by the coding sequence ATGAAAAATCTCTACATGCTAATGCTCTCATTAGCAGGTCTTTGGCTTACTGGGCAGCAGCCAAAAGACACCGCTTTAGATGCCCATACTAAAAGTGAACTGGCTAGATACCAAAAAATGATGGTTTCTGGGAGGAACGTAAACCCTAATACATTAAATTATGATTTAAGGTATCAGAGACTAGAACTCTCTTTAGATCCTTCTGCCACAGGGAAAATTACAGGAACTGTTACTTCTCATTTTGTTCCCAATCAGAAAATAAGTAGTATTTATTTTGATTTAAATGATGCACTTACGGTTTCTGAGGTTAATTACAAAGGAGCGAATATTCCATTTTCTCAACTAACCACCAATGAACTTAAAATTGATTTCCCTACTCAATTGAATGAAAACGTATTAGACTCAATTTCCGTTTCTTATTCTGGAACTCCCGTAAACGAAAACATTATTCCCTCTTATACCAGGGCAAGGCAAGATAATAGTGGCAGTAAGCCATATGTAATTTACACTCTTTCAGAGCCATACGGCGCAAGAGATTGGTTCCCAACCAAACAAAGTCTTAATGATAAAATAGAAAAAGTAAGAATAGAGGTCACTACCCCTTCGGGGATTTTTGTAGCGGCTAATGGTAAATTAATTTCAGAAACAGCGATTTCTGGGACTCAATTAAAAACAATTTGGCAAACCAATTATCCTATTCCTGCATACTTAATAGCAATAGGGGTTACCAATTATAACAAATATACAGATACCATAGGGAATCCTCCTTTTCCATTTTTAAATTATGTATATCCTTCTAATGCTACGACTACTAATCTTAATGCCATCAATGCAACCAAGCCAATGATGGAACACTTTGAGACTTACTTCGGCCCATATCCTTATCGAGACGAAAAATATGGCCACATGGAGTTTGATTTCTCTGGTGGAATGGAACATCCTACCATGTCTTCTATGGGAGTGTGGACAAGTTTAAGTACCACAGCACATGAATTAGCCCATCAATGGTTTGGTGACAAAACAACTTGTAAAACATGGAATGGTGTATGGATAAATGAAGGGTTTGCAAGATTTGCAGAACATCTGTACAATGAAAAAATAACCAATGCAGGAAATAAGACGGCATTTACAAGTTATTTACAGGGAATTATAAATAATATCACAAGTGCTCCCGGAGGAAGTGTTTTTGTTTCTGATGCCAATTTAGAATCATTAGGTATACTTTTCAGTGGCAGACTTTCTTATGATAAAGGTTCATATTTGCTCAGAATGCTAAAATGGATGGTAGGAGAAGATGCTTTTTATCAAGCATTGAGAGAATACTCTACCAATTATGCTTATGGATATGCGTCTGGAATGGATTTTAAATCTTCTTTTGAAACTTCTACTGGAAAAGATTTTACAGAATTTTTTAATGACTGGTATTTCGGAGAAGGCTACCCAATTTATAATATCAATTGGAAACAAAACCCAGATAAAACAGTAGTGTTTCAAGTTCTACAAACGAAAAGCATAGCGTCTGCTCCAGAATTTTTTGAAATGCTACTTCCTATAAAAATAAAAAGCGCTTCTGGGGATGTTATGGATGTTGTATTAGATCACAATGTGAATGGTCAGATTTTTGCAGTGCCAGTTAGTTTTACTGTTAGCTCCATAACTTTTAATGAAGAAAATCAAATTTTAACTAAAGGATCTACGGTAAATAATAATACCTCTTTTCTCTCTACCGTGAGTTCAGATAAAATTCAGCCATTGAAACTTTATCCAAACCCAGCTAGTTATGAGATTAAATTTTTAGGAAATAAAGAGAAAAAACCATATAAAATTTATAATTTAGATGGGAAATTATGGCAGTCAGGAGTAGTAAATGCAAATAATGGTATTAATATTGCTGCATTACCTGTAGGAAGCTATATGATTGAAATTGAGTCACATCAGTATAGGTGGATTAAAAAATAG
- a CDS encoding regulatory protein RecX — protein MKENKSYTFEEIKQKLVNYCVYQDRCHAEVEQKMKEFLLIPEAKEELILFLIKENYLNEERFARSYTRGKFYIKKWGKNKIKQNLRVKGITDKLINISFQEINPKDYYDVIQNFIEKQMPTYKGMKEYQKKQKMIKFLISKGYEYDEILNQLPS, from the coding sequence ATGAAAGAAAATAAGAGCTATACTTTTGAAGAAATTAAACAAAAATTGGTAAACTATTGCGTATACCAAGACCGTTGTCATGCAGAGGTAGAGCAAAAAATGAAAGAGTTTTTGCTCATTCCTGAAGCAAAAGAAGAATTGATACTTTTTCTTATAAAAGAAAACTATTTAAATGAAGAAAGATTCGCCAGAAGTTATACACGAGGAAAATTCTACATTAAAAAATGGGGAAAAAATAAAATAAAACAAAATCTTCGCGTAAAAGGGATTACTGATAAACTTATAAACATCTCATTTCAAGAGATTAACCCAAAAGATTATTACGATGTCATCCAAAATTTTATAGAAAAACAAATGCCCACTTATAAAGGAATGAAAGAATATCAAAAGAAGCAAAAAATGATAAAATTCTTGATTTCAAAAGGTTATGAATACGATGAAATTTTAAACCAATTACCTTCCTAA
- a CDS encoding aminotransferase class I/II-fold pyridoxal phosphate-dependent enzyme has protein sequence MSGKEMKYIQEAFDGNWIAPLGPNVDGFEKDLENFLGEESHVAVVSTGTAALHLALAMLGVEKDDFVICQSLTFAASANPIIYLGGIPVFVDSEKETWNLCPNAVEDAIKSCLAKGKKPKAIITVCLYGMPYKVEEINALSEKYEIPIIEDSAEALGSTYKGQKCGTFGAISVLSFNGNKIITTSGGGALVFKEEIYKKKAVFLSTQAKDDAPHYQHSILGYNYRLSNVCAGIGRGQMEVIEERVSQRRANHEFYKNIFKNDEGIELFTEPSEDYKSNHWLNAIIIHPEKLKNRDSVFWRLAFAEQNIETRPLWKPMHLQPLFEKNMYFGSNFAEGLFQKGLCLPSGSNLTNNEKIRIENVIKKLLD, from the coding sequence ATGAGTGGAAAAGAAATGAAATATATTCAAGAAGCCTTTGATGGGAATTGGATTGCTCCATTAGGACCAAACGTAGATGGCTTCGAGAAAGACCTAGAAAATTTCCTAGGCGAAGAATCTCACGTGGCTGTAGTGTCTACCGGTACGGCAGCCTTACACCTAGCATTGGCTATGCTAGGTGTAGAAAAAGATGATTTTGTCATATGTCAATCGCTTACTTTTGCAGCTTCTGCTAACCCTATTATTTACCTTGGCGGAATTCCCGTTTTTGTAGACAGTGAAAAAGAAACTTGGAATCTTTGTCCCAATGCGGTAGAAGATGCAATTAAATCTTGTTTAGCAAAAGGTAAAAAACCAAAAGCCATCATAACAGTGTGTCTGTATGGAATGCCATATAAGGTTGAAGAAATTAATGCACTTTCAGAAAAATATGAAATTCCAATCATAGAAGACAGTGCAGAAGCTCTGGGAAGTACTTATAAAGGACAAAAATGCGGAACCTTTGGAGCTATTTCTGTTTTGAGTTTTAATGGTAATAAAATCATTACGACATCTGGTGGAGGAGCTCTGGTTTTCAAAGAAGAAATCTATAAGAAAAAAGCTGTATTTCTTTCTACTCAAGCCAAAGATGATGCGCCACATTATCAGCATTCTATATTAGGGTATAATTATAGATTAAGCAACGTCTGTGCAGGAATTGGTAGAGGACAAATGGAAGTAATAGAAGAGAGAGTTTCTCAGAGAAGAGCTAATCATGAATTTTATAAAAATATTTTTAAAAATGACGAAGGAATAGAGCTGTTTACTGAGCCATCAGAAGATTATAAATCTAACCATTGGCTCAATGCAATCATTATTCACCCTGAAAAATTAAAGAATAGAGATTCTGTTTTTTGGAGATTAGCATTTGCAGAGCAAAATATAGAAACCAGACCCCTATGGAAGCCCATGCACCTACAACCACTTTTTGAAAAAAACATGTATTTTGGCTCAAATTTTGCTGAAGGACTATTCCAAAAAGGATTGTGCTTACCTTCTGGATCAAACTTAACAAACAATGAAAAAATAAGAATTGAAAATGTAATTAAAAAATTATTAGATTAA